Proteins from a genomic interval of Antedon mediterranea chromosome 5, ecAntMedi1.1, whole genome shotgun sequence:
- the LOC140048577 gene encoding LOW QUALITY PROTEIN: uncharacterized protein (The sequence of the model RefSeq protein was modified relative to this genomic sequence to represent the inferred CDS: inserted 1 base in 1 codon; substituted 5 bases at 5 genomic stop codons): MIFFQLWTIHGVYEGHVFPLVYALLRNKTQVMYTRVLEAIREHGDFXPTSICIDSEMAAKNAFVVVFPDANTKGCLFHLCQRIHERXNKTILHNXXYIDGLHLRXQKYKDTEQCFQALVSMVQPQLLPILNYFEETYIGRPQRNXVPRFSPRMWNVHTETLAGEARTTNNVEGWHSRFQIGVGADHPTFWVFLDCLKREQATKGVYI, encoded by the exons ATGATCTTTTTCCAGCTCTGGACCATTCATGGTGTATATGAGGGCCATGTATTTCCCCTCGTCTACGCACTCCTGCGAAACAAGACACAAGTGATGTACACACGTGTGTTGGAAGCCATTCGGGAACATGGTGACT ATCCCACATCAATTTGCATCGATTCTGAAATGGCAGCAAAAAATGCTTTTGTGGTTGTATTCCCGGATGCAAATACCAAGGGATGCCTCTTTCATCTTTGTCAGAGAATTCATGAAAgg taaaataaaacaattttacacaattaataatatatagatgGTTTGCATTTAcgttaacaaaaatataaagataCCGAGCAGTGCTTCCAGGCTCTGGTGAGTATGGTGCAACCACAGCTTCTTCCTATTCTCAATTATTTTGAGGAAACATACATCGGCAGGCCTCAAAGAAATTAGGTCCCACGGTTTTCACCAAGAATGTGGAATGTACATACAGAAACACTAGCTGGTGAGGCGCGCACGACCAACAACGTCGAAGGATGGCACAGTCGCTTCCAAATTGGTGTTGGAGCTGACCATCCTACTTTTTGGGTGTTCCTTGATTGCCTTAAGCGAGAACAGGCAACAAAAGGagtctatatataa